The Sandaracinus amylolyticus genomic interval TCGACGAGCTCGCGCGAGTGCCGTTCTCGTTCCCGACGTACGCCGGAGTCCTGGGCCGCGCCGCGACGACGGCGGCACGCACGCTCCGTCGCGATCGCGCGTGGCGAGCGCCCGACGTCGAGTGACGAACAGACGACCGCCGAGCGAGCAGGCGCTCGCTCGGCGGCCTCCGGCGATCACGTGAACGAGTCGAGCTCCTTCGACTTCGACTCCAGATAACGCGCCTCGAGCGCGAAGGACTGCTCCTTCGTGAGCGCCTTCTTCGCGGCGGGGAAGATCTGCTGCTCCTCCTCGATCACGTGGTGCTGCACGAGCATCATCATCTCGCGGAAGACCTCGATCCACCGGTCGTCGGTGATCGGCATCGCGTCGAGCTGCTCGAGATAGCGCTCGATCCGATGATGCTCGTCGGCGGAGTCGTCCATCTTGCCGCCGATGTCGCCGATCGCGCGGAACGTCGAATAGACCTCCTTCTCCTCGGCCCGCGCGTGCGCCGCGAGCTCGGTGCGGATGCGCTCGAAGAGCTCCTTCCGCACGTTCGAGTCGTCCGTCGTGGCCGCCACGCGGCGGATCAGCGTCGAGATCTCGCCGTGCTCCGTCGAGAGCCGCTCGAAGATCCCCGCTCCGCCCGTGAGCGCCTGCTTCGCGCCCTTGAGCTTGCCCATCGCCTGGCCGGCGATCTCGGTCGGTCGCGCCATCGTTCGCTCCTTTCCTCCGGAGATTTCTCCCTCTGCGGACCATAGGCGCTCCCTCGGCGGTGACGACGATCGTGAGCACGAGTCGTCGCGTGAGGCGCGTCGCCGCAGGCACGTGAGCGCCCTTCCAGGAGGGCCCGATCGAGGAGCTTGGTGCGGGACGTGGACCGTCTATG includes:
- a CDS encoding hemerythrin domain-containing protein; the encoded protein is MARPTEIAGQAMGKLKGAKQALTGGAGIFERLSTEHGEISTLIRRVAATTDDSNVRKELFERIRTELAAHARAEEKEVYSTFRAIGDIGGKMDDSADEHHRIERYLEQLDAMPITDDRWIEVFREMMMLVQHHVIEEEQQIFPAAKKALTKEQSFALEARYLESKSKELDSFT